A genomic stretch from Kwoniella europaea PYCC6329 chromosome 2, complete sequence includes:
- a CDS encoding 60S acidic ribosomal protein P1, translating into MSSELAATYAALILADEGIEITGDKIVSLATAAKVEVEPIWASLLAKALDGKDVKELLTNVGGGGAPAAAAPGAAAAAGGAADEAAPAEEKKEEAKEESDDDMGFGLFD; encoded by the exons ATG TCTTCCGAACTCGCTGCTACCTACGCCGCTCTTATCCTCGCTGACGAGGGTATCGAGATCACC GGTGACAAAATCGTCTCTCTCGCTACCGCCGCCAAGGTCGAAGTTGAGCCTATCTGGGCTTCTCTCTTAGCCAAGGCTCTCGACGGTAAAGACGTCAAGGAACTCCTCACCAAcgtcggtggtggtggtgccCCCGCCGCTGCTGCCCCAGGTGCCGCTGCCGCCGCTGGTGGTGCCGCCGACGAGGCCGCCCCTgccgaagagaagaaggaggaggcTAAGGAGGAATCCGATgatgacatg GGTTTCGGTCTCTTCGACTAA